ACATCCGCCGCGTCGCGGTCACGCAGCCGCACGACGAGCCAGTCGAGCAGGTCCGGAATGTGGTTCTCCAGGCTCTCCTCGGAGAGGTGCCGCGCGTCACTGAGCGTGCGCACCATGTCCTTCCAGCGGGCGAGGAGCTCCTGCCGATGAAGCTCGATGAGTTGAGAGAGTCCCATGGTTGTTTGAATGTCGGTGTGGCCAAGCACGCCCACAAGGGCCCCCTGTCCCAAGGGACAAGGCGCGAGCCCCCAGGCAGGATGCCGAGCATCCGGGAGGGAGCACCATGTCGAAGGCCTTCACGAAGGAAGACGCGGGCGGAGAGGACGTCCTGCTGCCTCCACGGCCCCGCTCGGCGGCTGGCGAGACGCGGTACATCACGCCCGAGGGCTACCGGGCCCTGCAGGAGGAGCTCGCGGCGCTGACGGCGCTCCAGGCGGAGGCCCGTCCCCCGGATTGGGCGCGCCGGACGCGGCAACTGGCCGCCACCCTGGAGGAGGTCAAGGTGGTGGACTCGGAGCACCCCGACGAGGAGCACGTCTACTTTGGCGCGTGGGTGACGCTCGAGGACGAGGACGGGGAAGAGACGGCGTACCGCATCGTCGGCCCGGACGAGGCGGACGTGAAGTCAGGCCGCCTCAGTGTCGAGTCCCCCCTGGCGCGGGCGCTCCTCGGCAAGGAGCCGGGCGAGTCCGTCCGGGTCGAGCGTCCTCGCGGCGCCATGGAGTACACCGTCACCAGCGTGTCGTACCAGCCGCCCACCTCCTGAGCCCCCCGGGTGCTGTCAGGGACGAGGGCTTGCCTCGTCAGACTTGGTGTTCATATAACACCAACCACGCGAGGGACCCTCATGAGCGACGCACAGCGCAGGTTCACCTTCTTCTGGCGGCAGCAGTCCCCGTTCTCGCAATGGCACCCGTCGGAGTTCGTGGTGGAGGGCGTGCGCTTCACGTGCGCCGAGCAGTACATGATGCACGGCAAGGCGGTGCTCTTCGGGGACGCGGAGATCGCGGCGCGCATCCTGGCGGCGCGGACCCCCAAGGAGCACAAGGCGCTGGGACGCAAGGTGCGCGGCTTCGACGGTGCGCTCTGGGAGCGCGAGCGGGAGCGCATCGTCTACGAGGGCAGCCGCGCCAAGTTCACGCAGAACGCGGAGCTGCTCGCGGCGCTGCTGGCCACGGCGGGCACGGAGCTGGTGGAGGCCAGTCCGATGGACCGCATCTGGGGCGTGGGGCTCTCGGAGGAGGACCCGCGCATCCAGGATCCCGCGACGTGGCGGGGTCAGAACCTGCTCGGGAAGGTGCTCACGCGCCTGCGCGAGGACCTGCTCGCCGCGGGCGTCAGGGCTTGACCTGCTTCATCATCCGCGAGGCGAGCCGGTCGATGACGCCCGGCACGAGCGCCTTGACGGCCAGCATCAGCTTCGCGGCCGGCATCATCACCAGCTCGCGCTCGCGGCGCTCCATGGCGCGCAGGATGAGCGCCACGCAGGTGCGCGTGTCCATCACCCGGTTGCCCTTCTCCTCGGCGATGTCCGCGTGGCCCGCCGAGCCGTCCGGGCCGAGCGCCCGCGCGCGAATGTTGGAGACGACGAACCCCGGCGACACGACGAGCACGTCCACGCCCGTGCCGCTCAGCTCGATGCGCAGCGAGTCGAAGAACCCCTGCATGGCGTGCTTGGTCGCGGCGTAGCCACTCCGGGTGGGCACACCATTCTTGCCCGTCAGCGAGGAGATGGCGACGAGCTGGCCCTTGCGCGCCTTCACATACGGGAGCGCCGCGTGCGTGCAGTAGACCGCCCCCAGGTAGTTCACCCGCATGAGGCGCTCGAAGATGGAGAGGTCCGTCACGTCCTCGAAACGGCCCCGCATCGCGATCCCGGCGTTGTTCACGAAGCAGTCGATGCCGCCGAACGCCTCCACGGCGCGCGCCACCAGGCGCCGGCAGGCCTCCGGGTCCCCCACGTCCGTGGGAACCACCACGGCGCGGCCTCCCGCCTGCGCACAGCGCTGCTTCACCCGCTCCAGCTCCGCCTCGCTCCGGGCCGCGAGCACCACCTGGGCCCCGCGCCCCGCGAGCGCCACCGCCAGCTCCTCACCAATACCGGAGGACGCCCCGGTGATGACCACTGTCTTTCCTTGCATGGGCGGCATGCTCGCTCCACCCCACCCCCCATGGCACCCGGCGCCGCTTCCCTCTATTAGAAGAGGTGTGAGCTCCGCCAAGCGCCGCCGCATCCTGGAGATCGTGGCCACCGACTCCACCTTCGAGCGCACCGACCACCGCGGGCGCGAGGTGTGGCTCGGAAAGTGCTTACACTGCAACACGTATCTCGCCATCAGCCTGGAGGGCGAGCCCATCAGCCGCGCCACCATCGAGCACATCATCCCCCGGGTGCACGGCGGCACGGATGCGCTGGAGAACCTCGGCCTGGCGTGTGCCCGCTGCAACCAGGGCAAGGGCAGCCGGCATGATCGCCACTTTGATCGCGATCCGCGGGTCCGGCAGTTGGTGGACCGACTGCTGGAGCGCCGCCGCGAGCGCTGGCGCGATCCGGACGACGCCTGAACGCCCTCGGGTTCAAGCCCCCTTCCATCTCGTAGAAGAGAACATCATCCGGACAAGTTTCCACCCGCGCCACAACGTGGCGGGTCGTGGTATCCCCGCGCTCGCGGACAGAGAAAGGTTGACACCCGGATAATGATGCTCGATGGTCACGCGCCGCGTTGGGACGGGACGAGGAGGAGGGACCCCGCCCACCGCACATCTTCAGTCGGATGGGGTCGGGCGTGTCCGCATGTCTCCTGCCAGGGCAGGAGCCGTCGCAGCCACAGCAACGCCGTGCATGAGCTTCTTGTTCCAGTCTTCCTGTGCCGTCTTCGGTCCGGCCGCACCGTCCTCCCGGTGGCGTCCTCCGGAACTGCCCAAATGACTAGCCCCCGGTCCTGGATATGAGCGGTCCTCTCTTCCCACGCTGGACGAACACGGTGTCGCGAGCTTCGGCCGCGGCCCTTCTTGCAATCCCCGCGATCGCGCTGGGCGGTCTGATGGCGTACGTGCGTTCCCCGTTCGTCACCAACCAGAACCGGCCCGTCGAGCAGCCGATCGAATTCGATCACCGGCACCACGCGGGTGACGAGCAGATCGACTGCCGCTACTGCCACTTCTCCGTGGAGAAGTCGCCGTCGGCGGGCATCCCCTCCACCACCGTGTGCATGTCGTGCCACGCGCAGGTGTGGAACAAGAGCCCGTACCTGACGCTGGTGCGGCAGGCGTACTTCACGGACCAGCCCATCCCCTGGGTGCGCGTCCACAACCTGCCCGACTTCGTCTACTTCAACCACGCCATCCACGTGGCCAAGGGCGTCGGCTGCGTCACCTGCCACGGCCGCGTGGACCAGATGGCCGCCATCGAGCAGTACCAGCCGCTCACCATGCAGTGGTGCCTGGACTGCCACCGCAACCCGAAGCCCAACCTGCGCCCGCAGGAGTTCATCACCAGCATGACCTGGCAGCCGAAGCCCGAAGAGGCCGCGGCCCTCGCCGATTCGCTGGCGCAACAGTACGACGTTCACTCGCGCACGAGCTGCTCCACATGCCACCGCTGAAGCCCAAGCTCGACGGAGCCCCCATGAAGGACACCCCTACTTCCTTCGCCCTGCCGGTCGTCTCCGACAAGGCCGAGGCCGCGCACGACCACGACCACGACGTCGTGGGTGAGGCGCTCGATCACGCCGCCGCGAACTCCGTGCAGTCCGAGGGCGCTTACGGCAAGACGTACTGGCGCAGCCTCGAGGAGATGCTCGGCAAGCCCGAGTACCTCGAGGAGACCCGCCCCGAGTTCCCCATGGGCGCGGACCTGCCTCCCACCGGCGTGGCCCGCCGCGAGTTCATGCAGCTGCTGGGCGCCTCGCTGGCCCTGGCCGGCGCCACCGCCTGCTCCACCCGTCCGGTGGACGAGCGGATGATTCCCTATACCCGCACGCCTCCCGAGATGGTGCCGGGCAACCCCCTGCACTACGCCTCGGGCATGACGTTCGGGGGCCACACCTCCGGTCTGCTCATCACCGCGCGTGAGGGCCGCCCCATCAAGGTGGAAGGCAACCCGCAGCACCCCGTCAACCTGGGTGCCGCCGGTCCCTTCGAGCAGGCCTTCCTGCTCTCCCTGTACGATCCGCAGCGCGCCCGTGTGATGCGCTACCGCAAGGATCCGCGCTCGCTGCGCACCTTCGGTGAGGAGCTCGGCACGGTCATCGCCAAGGCGGCGCAGGAGAACGGTGGAGCGCGCGTGCGCTTCCTCACCGAGCCGAACGCCTCCCCGGTGCTCGGAGATCTGCGCTCGCGCATCCAGCAGCGGCTGCCCAACGCGAAGTTCGTCACCTACACGTCCGTCACCCAGGACGCGGCCAGCGAGGGCGCCCGCGCGGTGCTCGGCACTCCGGCCACCCCGGTGTACGACTTCGCCCGGGCGGATGTCGTCGTCTCCCTCGACGCCGACTTCCTGGAGAGCCGCCCGTCCAACCTCGCCTACGCCCGCGCCTTCGCGCGCCGGCGTGACCCGGCCGAGGGCAACCTCAACCGCCTCTACGTCGCCGAGCCGCGCTTCACCCTGACCGGCGGCATGGCGGACCACCGTCTGCGCGCGAAGTCCCAGGAAGTGCTCGCCATCGCCGCCGCCCTCGCCTCGCGCGTGGGTGGAGGGGCCGAGGGTCTGGGCGCCGCCGCCGCCGCGAAGGCCCAGCTCAACGCTGCCCACCAGAAGTGGGTGGACGCCGTCGCCGCCGACCTGCGCGCCGCCTCCGGCCGCGGCCTGGTGGTGGCCGGTGAGCGTCAGCCCGCCGCGGTGCACGCCCTGGCCGCCGCGCTCAACTCGGCGCTCGGCAACGTGGGCCAGACGGTGCGCTACGTGGCCCCGGTGGTCACCGAGGCCACCCAGGCCGCCAGCCTCCGCCCCCTGGTGGAGGAGCTGAACAACGGCGCGGTGGACGTGCTCGTCATCACCTCCTGGAACCCCGTCTACTCCACCCCGGTGGACCTGGGCCTCCAGAAGGCGCTGAGCCCGGAGAACCCCAACCGCAACAAGGTCACCGTCGTCTACACCTCGCTCTTCGAGGACGAGACGAGCGCGTACGCCGACTGGTTCCTCCCGGCCGCGCACGAGCTGGAGGCCTGGGGCGATGGCCGCTCCATGGACGGCACGGTCAGCATCGTGCAGCCGCTCATCCAGCCGCTCTACAACGGCGTGCCCACCACGGAGCTGCTCGCGCTCTTCCTCGGTGAGCCGTACCGCACCAGCTACCAGATCCTCCGCGACTTCTGGCGCGGCCGCTCCGCCGCCATCGCCGACTTCGAGACGGCCTGGGAGACGTGGGTGTCCGTGGGCGTCGTCCCCGACACGGCCTCGCCGGCCGTCACCGCCACGCCCAACCTGGACGCCGCCCGCGCCCTGGTGGATGCCTACACCCCGCCCACCTCCGGTGGCCTCGAGGTGAACTTCGTCACGGACTACAAGGTCTACGACGGCCAGTTCGCCAACATGTCCTGGCTGCAGGAGCTGCCGGATCCCATCTCGAAGATCACCTGGGACAACGCGGCCTACGTCAGCCCGGCCACCGCCGAGGCGGAGAAGCTGCAGCCCGGTGACAAGGTCAAGCTCACCAACCGCGGCATGTCGCTCGAAGTGCCGGTGTGGATCATCCCCGGCATCGCCGACGGCGTGGTGGTGCTCCCGCTGGGTTATGGCCGCACCGGTCTCTTCGAGACGGTGGCCAAGGAAGTCGGCTTCAACGCCAACCTGGTGCGCAGCGTGGATGCCCCCTGGTTCGAGGGTGGCGTGAAGCTGGAGAAGGTGAAGGCCACCCACAAGTTCGCCCTCACCCAGAGCCACTGGCGCACCGAGGGCCGCCCCATCGCCCTGGACATGTCGGTGGAGCAGTTCCGGCAGGAGCAGGAGCAGGAGAAGAAGAACGCGAGCCCCTTGCTGTTCCGCGTCCGCGGCGACGTGGACAAGGTCAACCTCCTCCCGGACTTCAAGTACGAGGACTACAAGTGGGCGATGGCCATCGACCTCGCCCGCTGCACCGGCTGCGCCGCGTGCGTGGTGGCCTGCCAGTCGGAGAACAACATCCCCGTCGTGGGCAAGGAGCAGGTCTCCCGCAGCCGTGAGATGCAGTGGCTGCGCATCGACCGGTACTTCTCCGGCCAGGAGCTGCACGACCCGGAGATGGTCATGCAGCCCGTCGCCTGCGTGCACTGCGAGAAGGCGCCCTGCGAGTACGTGTGCCCGGTGAACGCCACCGTCCACTCGGACGAGGGCCTCAACGACATGGTGTACAACCGCTGCGTCGGCACGCGGTACTGCTCCAACAACTGCCCGTACAAGGTCCGCCGCTTCAACTACCTGCACTACACCGCGGACAAGACGCCCACGCAGAAGATGCAGATGAACCCGGACGTCACGGTGCGCAACCGCGGCGTCATGGAGAAGTGCACCTACTGCGTGCAGCGCATCGAGCGCGTCCGCATCAAGGCGCGCGTGGAGAAGCGGCCCATCTTCGAGAAGGAGCTGCAGACCGCCTGCCAGCAGACGTGCCCCACCGAGGCCATCGTGTTCGGCACCCTGAGCGATCCCAACGCCCAGGTGACGAAGCACCACAACGACGAGCGCGCCTACAAGCTGCTCAACGAGCTGGGCACCAAGCCGCGCACCGCCCACCTCATCCGTCTGCGCAATCCCAATCCCGCCCTCGCGGCCGCCAAGCCCGCCGGCGGTTCGCACGAAGGAGGCCACTGAGCCATGGCCGAGACCGCTGCTCATACCGCCGCTTCGCTCGATCCGCTCGAGCCGCGGCCCCTCGTCGCGCCGCACCACGACGACAAGTCCCTCAACGAGACCCTGTTGGATCACGTGTGGGCCAAGCCCGGTAAGGGCTGGTTCATGCTGTTCGGCCTGGCGCTCGGCGCGCTGGGCCTGCTGGTCCTGGGTGTGACCGTCACCCTGGCCCGCGGCATCGGCATGTGGGGCAACAACCAGCCCAACGGCTGGGCCTTCGACATCGTCAACTTCGTCTGGTGGGTCGGTATCGGCCACGCCGGTACGCTCATCTCCGCCATCCTCCTGCTCTTCCAGCAGAAGTGGCGCACGAGCATCAACCGCTTCGCCGAGGCCATGACGCTCTTCGCCGTGTGCTGCGCGGGTCTCTTCCCGCTGCTGCACACGGGCCGTCCCTGGTTCGCCTTCTGGCTCTTCCCCTACCCCTCCACCCTCGGCGCCTGGCCGCAGTTCCGCTCGCCGCTGGTGTGGGACGTGTTCGCCATCTCCACGTACCTCACCGTGTCCGCCCTCTTCTGGTACGTGGGTCTCATCCCCGACCTGGCGGCCCTGCGTGACTCGTCCAAGGGCAAGCTGCAGCGCACCATCTACGGCCTCTTCGCCCTCGGCTGGCGCGGCTCCGGCCGTCACTGGCACAACTACAAGATCGGCTACCTGCTGCTGGCCGGTATCTCCACCCCGCTCGTGGTCAGCGTGCACACGATCGTGTCCTTCGACTTCGCCACCTCGCTCATCCCCGGCTGGCACGCCACCATCTTCCCGCCCTACTTCGTGGCCGGCGCCGTGTTCTCCGGCTTCGCGATGGTCATCACCCTCATCGTGCCCGCCCGCAAGTACCTCAAGCTCCGGGACGTCATCACCGACCGCCACCTGGAGAACATGAACAAGGTGATTCTGGCGACGGGCCTCATCGTGTCCTACGGGTACATGATGGAGCACTTCATCGCCTGGTACTCCGGCAGCGAGTTCGAGATCTGGACCTTCTACGTGAACCGCGCCCGCGGTCCGTACGCCGGGGTGTACTGGCTGATGATCGCCTGCAACGTCATCACGCCGAACATCTTCTGGTTCAAGAAGTGCCGGACCAGCATCCCCATCATGTGGGTGGCGTCCATCCTGGTGAACATCGGCATGTGGTGCGAGCGCTTCATCATCATCGTGACGTCGCTGACGCAGGACTTCCTGCCGTCCTCGTGGGACCTGTACAGCCCGACCTGGGTGGACTGGTCCATCTACATCGGCACGCTGGGCCTCTTCAGCACGCTGTTCCTGCTCTTCCTCAAGTTCGTCCCCGCCGTCGCGGTGAGCGAGGTGAAGGAGCTCCAGCTGGAGCTCAAGCACGCCGCCCACCACGCCGCCCACGGCACGGAGACCGCCGCCGCCGGGACCCTCACCCACGGAGCGCACTGAACCATGTCCGCCGAAATCAAGGTTCTGGATAGCTGGGTGCTCGCCGAGTTCGCCACTCCCGAGGCCCTGGTGGATGCCACCCGGCAGATGCGGGAGAAGGGCTACGAAGGCATGGACACCTACTCGCCCTACCCGCTGCACGGTGGGTCCGAGGCGCTGGGCCTGCCGCCCTCGCGCGTTCCCTTCATCGCCCTGGGGGGCGCGCTCACGGGGATGGTCACCGCGCTCGCCTTCCAGACGTACATGAACACCATCGACTACCCGCTCAACGTGGGTGGCCGTCCGACGCTGAGCCTGCCGGCCTGGGTGCCCATCACCTTCGAGCTGTCGGTGCTGCTCACCGCGTTCGGCATCTTCTTCGGTCTGCTGGGGCTCAGCCGTCTGCCCCAGCCGTACCACCCGGTCTTCGAGAGTGAGGAGTTCCGCAGCGCGTCCACGCACGGCTACTGGCTGAGCGTGCCCACCGCGGCGACCACCGTGAAGCCCGACGACATCAAGAACCAGCTCACGTCCCTGGG
The sequence above is drawn from the Archangium gephyra genome and encodes:
- a CDS encoding TAT-variant-translocated molybdopterin oxidoreductase, with translation MKPKLDGAPMKDTPTSFALPVVSDKAEAAHDHDHDVVGEALDHAAANSVQSEGAYGKTYWRSLEEMLGKPEYLEETRPEFPMGADLPPTGVARREFMQLLGASLALAGATACSTRPVDERMIPYTRTPPEMVPGNPLHYASGMTFGGHTSGLLITAREGRPIKVEGNPQHPVNLGAAGPFEQAFLLSLYDPQRARVMRYRKDPRSLRTFGEELGTVIAKAAQENGGARVRFLTEPNASPVLGDLRSRIQQRLPNAKFVTYTSVTQDAASEGARAVLGTPATPVYDFARADVVVSLDADFLESRPSNLAYARAFARRRDPAEGNLNRLYVAEPRFTLTGGMADHRLRAKSQEVLAIAAALASRVGGGAEGLGAAAAAKAQLNAAHQKWVDAVAADLRAASGRGLVVAGERQPAAVHALAAALNSALGNVGQTVRYVAPVVTEATQAASLRPLVEELNNGAVDVLVITSWNPVYSTPVDLGLQKALSPENPNRNKVTVVYTSLFEDETSAYADWFLPAAHELEAWGDGRSMDGTVSIVQPLIQPLYNGVPTTELLALFLGEPYRTSYQILRDFWRGRSAAIADFETAWETWVSVGVVPDTASPAVTATPNLDAARALVDAYTPPTSGGLEVNFVTDYKVYDGQFANMSWLQELPDPISKITWDNAAYVSPATAEAEKLQPGDKVKLTNRGMSLEVPVWIIPGIADGVVVLPLGYGRTGLFETVAKEVGFNANLVRSVDAPWFEGGVKLEKVKATHKFALTQSHWRTEGRPIALDMSVEQFRQEQEQEKKNASPLLFRVRGDVDKVNLLPDFKYEDYKWAMAIDLARCTGCAACVVACQSENNIPVVGKEQVSRSREMQWLRIDRYFSGQELHDPEMVMQPVACVHCEKAPCEYVCPVNATVHSDEGLNDMVYNRCVGTRYCSNNCPYKVRRFNYLHYTADKTPTQKMQMNPDVTVRNRGVMEKCTYCVQRIERVRIKARVEKRPIFEKELQTACQQTCPTEAIVFGTLSDPNAQVTKHHNDERAYKLLNELGTKPRTAHLIRLRNPNPALAAAKPAGGSHEGGH
- a CDS encoding DUF3341 domain-containing protein — translated: MSAEIKVLDSWVLAEFATPEALVDATRQMREKGYEGMDTYSPYPLHGGSEALGLPPSRVPFIALGGALTGMVTALAFQTYMNTIDYPLNVGGRPTLSLPAWVPITFELSVLLTAFGIFFGLLGLSRLPQPYHPVFESEEFRSASTHGYWLSVPTAATTVKPDDIKNQLTSLGATHVTVVTGEKE
- the nrfD gene encoding NrfD/PsrC family molybdoenzyme membrane anchor subunit: MAETAAHTAASLDPLEPRPLVAPHHDDKSLNETLLDHVWAKPGKGWFMLFGLALGALGLLVLGVTVTLARGIGMWGNNQPNGWAFDIVNFVWWVGIGHAGTLISAILLLFQQKWRTSINRFAEAMTLFAVCCAGLFPLLHTGRPWFAFWLFPYPSTLGAWPQFRSPLVWDVFAISTYLTVSALFWYVGLIPDLAALRDSSKGKLQRTIYGLFALGWRGSGRHWHNYKIGYLLLAGISTPLVVSVHTIVSFDFATSLIPGWHATIFPPYFVAGAVFSGFAMVITLIVPARKYLKLRDVITDRHLENMNKVILATGLIVSYGYMMEHFIAWYSGSEFEIWTFYVNRARGPYAGVYWLMIACNVITPNIFWFKKCRTSIPIMWVASILVNIGMWCERFIIIVTSLTQDFLPSSWDLYSPTWVDWSIYIGTLGLFSTLFLLFLKFVPAVAVSEVKELQLELKHAAHHAAHGTETAAAGTLTHGAH
- a CDS encoding HNH endonuclease, with the translated sequence MSSAKRRRILEIVATDSTFERTDHRGREVWLGKCLHCNTYLAISLEGEPISRATIEHIIPRVHGGTDALENLGLACARCNQGKGSRHDRHFDRDPRVRQLVDRLLERRRERWRDPDDA
- a CDS encoding NADAR family protein; the encoded protein is MSDAQRRFTFFWRQQSPFSQWHPSEFVVEGVRFTCAEQYMMHGKAVLFGDAEIAARILAARTPKEHKALGRKVRGFDGALWERERERIVYEGSRAKFTQNAELLAALLATAGTELVEASPMDRIWGVGLSEEDPRIQDPATWRGQNLLGKVLTRLREDLLAAGVRA
- a CDS encoding cytochrome c3 family protein, whose product is MSGPLFPRWTNTVSRASAAALLAIPAIALGGLMAYVRSPFVTNQNRPVEQPIEFDHRHHAGDEQIDCRYCHFSVEKSPSAGIPSTTVCMSCHAQVWNKSPYLTLVRQAYFTDQPIPWVRVHNLPDFVYFNHAIHVAKGVGCVTCHGRVDQMAAIEQYQPLTMQWCLDCHRNPKPNLRPQEFITSMTWQPKPEEAAALADSLAQQYDVHSRTSCSTCHR
- a CDS encoding SDR family oxidoreductase, with product MPPMQGKTVVITGASSGIGEELAVALAGRGAQVVLAARSEAELERVKQRCAQAGGRAVVVPTDVGDPEACRRLVARAVEAFGGIDCFVNNAGIAMRGRFEDVTDLSIFERLMRVNYLGAVYCTHAALPYVKARKGQLVAISSLTGKNGVPTRSGYAATKHAMQGFFDSLRIELSGTGVDVLVVSPGFVVSNIRARALGPDGSAGHADIAEEKGNRVMDTRTCVALILRAMERRERELVMMPAAKLMLAVKALVPGVIDRLASRMMKQVKP
- a CDS encoding GreA/GreB family elongation factor; the protein is MSKAFTKEDAGGEDVLLPPRPRSAAGETRYITPEGYRALQEELAALTALQAEARPPDWARRTRQLAATLEEVKVVDSEHPDEEHVYFGAWVTLEDEDGEETAYRIVGPDEADVKSGRLSVESPLARALLGKEPGESVRVERPRGAMEYTVTSVSYQPPTS